The genome window ttgtggtgtaccccaggggtcggttttacgtccaaaactgttcattctgtacttaaatgatatatgcaagtaTTGAAATTTGTtgtatttgcagatgacatgaatatattttgttctggtgagaatttacagcagcttttgaagGTGACCACgatagaaatgaaaaaaaaaataaaacagtggtttgacagaaacaaattatccttaaatctggacaaaacaaaatttatccatccatgatccaagccgcttatcccaattggggtcgcggggggcgctggagcctatcccagcagtcactgggcagcaggcggggagacaccctggacaggccaccagtccatcaaagggacaaaacacatacacacacacacacacacacacacacacacacacacacacacacacacacacacacacacacacacacagtcgtatttcactatccttgtgtggacccctcatttcctaaccttaaccacgtaaACTAcattcctaaccctaacccttaccctaaccctaattctaaccgtaaccctaaaaccaactcctgaccctaaaatacacccttttccttgtgaggacctctgaaatgtccacacaaggtatgtgctgtcaggttttgctgtccttgtggggacatttggtccccacaaGGACAGcaaaatatgtacacacacacacacacacacacacacacacacacacacacacacacacacacacacacacacacatacatctagggacaatttagtatggccacctcccctgacctacatgtcttcagactgtgggagAAAGCCGGAGaaatcagaggaaacccacgcagacacggcaagaacatgcaaaccacaaagcccccccgccccccccaacatAACAAATCTCAATTTAACCACCTTAGAAAAGATAATAAATGTTTAACGGAAACTGATGCTGTGATACTTTCACACccagcacagacacacagacttttAAAGGGAGCTGTTGTTTGAAAAGAGGAGACATTGCTATTAAGTAGGCTTTTTTAatgtttaatttgtttaattCTGATGGAATTTGAAATTCGGAATTTGAAATGATTCTGATGATAAATGATTCTAATCTAAGATTCTGAATATCTAAGGAAAGAAATTGAAAAAGTTTATCTTTTTCCCTGAATTCGGGGGGGGCTAGACTGTAGGTGCATATATTGACACAAAAGCAATTTTCTTACCTTATATggatggaaattataaaataaacacaaaAGTAAAAGTATTGATTGACAATGTCCAGCTAGAATGagtatattgtggtgatacacaattgacctttcgcaaagtcccgccccccttagttactgttgctgtgcccgtcaagcatttcagaactatccaggaagtagctggaaaacaccaaaacatgaaggaagaaatcagggcatcgtgtgggtaaaagtaacagtaaaaaTACGTTAtgtgtattagctatcaataatagctagtagcaagcttagcttggagcagacaggtatttttgttgattttgggtggattaagctggccatggggtctgctatagtgccaaatctattgccgacattgtgcttcttgcgttctgagtttcgggaagggaaataaaattacacccctccaaacgtttcagatatctagtatccgatttgcagatcccatcggcacaccgtttcagcattttgctgtgtgtttgaaagattgacggaccgttgctaaggtaggattggacaagcaccgttctggggcggtactttgcgaaaggttagTGGAGGgtggattcaccaggggctgctgctcctttaaggcggacgttcagcgtgctgacgtagcactgcttagagtttccggggcggaGTCATGtcggcagcagcctagcggttagctggttgccacgacagATTGCGCTGtaacggtgttgttttgtgtggcgagtaaacggaagtgactcgactcgatctctccgtctcctcgttcctgcactcccacaatatgaCAATACATTTCTAGGCGTGATAGTAGACCACAAAACCTGccggaaacctcacataacatatatgTGAGATGTAGCACCTCTATTCGGAATTAGAAAGGATAGCTATACATCAATTTCCTAGGCTCTGAGTAGTGTGGTTGACAAGACTCACAAGGAGACGTCGCTTTTATAACAGAACAGCTGGCAGGTTTATTGCACAATCTCTGTTCCACACCATTCACAATAATGTTTTCTTTTGTAATTGAAAGTACCCCAAAATAAAATAgtgttgcaggtgtaggtgcatataaataacagacagagtcgggttgtgtcgcttagtaacatgtattcaccggctgtgcccataacgcaactgaggcattgtagagccgaaggaacggagaagaccgtaggttcacactttagccgtgtaggcaactttctttaatccacggtaaatcagagagcaacaaaaccccagctcgactgagcggaggtggcaagaataaccagaaaactggctggacaaccataacttaaccctgcgttaacctgccagggcaaccatgacttaacccttagttcctgggttgaattctgtccccaatacgtgtccaccacagcatgttacacagggccaagtatacatcaatcagtgcccccagggggagctgttggctgcataacattaccctacaacaaatAGAGCTCTGTGTTTTAGGAAAAATAACAATGAAAATAAATTTTCTTTTGGTTTGTCTTTGAAAATAAAGTGGAGAGAGTCAATCTACCCGGGTAGTAACACAAAACACTTTTAAGTGTTCCTTATCTGGAATCCAGTATCCGATATCCTGATGCAGCAGATCAGTTCAGTCACTCCGCAGGATGGAACCGACACAGCTGGGACAGGCTCGCTATCGAAGTCGATATGGTATGGATCCAAACCAAATCCAggataaagaaaaaaacaatctGCACGTAACAGTGCAGAATAAATATAATCAGTTAtaattatttctatttattttctGTATATGGTGCCttattcacttttcttttctcaaTAAACCAGTTACACATTCAAAACCATTAACCATGGCTATGAAATAACCGTTCACATCACACTATGACTAACTGTGCTCCATACAAGTCTGTTTGACTATAGGCAACAGTTTGCATTGACAAAGTCAAAATAATGGTAAAACGTAACCAATACCATTTCCACACTtccttttttaaaataaaaagtgaatgatgtaaccggttatttttttgcccggtgcgggattcgatacggggtgtactgcaccacaaggcgacatcactaaccgttcggctaaagggtcagacccattagctagggactaacgtgtcttatcagtagtttacaaTGATGTTCCTCAAAAGGGTTAATGAATTTTTATCTTAAACATATGATGAACTGTAGGTTATTCCTTTTTAACAACATGAAATGAGTGCATTATTTTTTAGCATGTCAGTaaaacacactcaaaacacaaTAACTTAGCTAAATGCTCCGTTTAGCCAAACACAAATGACACAGAATGAGCCAAATGCAATATGTAAACATTTCACAATACTCTCACATCACTCCGATTGGTTTTGTAATTGTACGCGATCTTAACACCTCATATTGTTCACTGATAATATCCCACTCGTTGTAGCTAACAAGATGGTAGCAAGTTCAGACAAAGGAAACAGAGTctaatgtgtggatttgttgatcgcctcagattattggcaatggtttatctgtagtgtaatgtgcatggataagaagacacgctcgcCGCCGGCTGGCGGGCCtaactctttagtcgagcggttagcggtgtctcctgcggtgcgggcgatgcaggttcgcttcccggcagtgcctgtggttgcgttgtcccgcgaattcgctacagtatgttataGCCTACCTATTTAcctgtttgaaataaatcatcattcattcattcgtcttACTCTTATAAATCTatacttgtgtaaactactaataagacacgttagtccctagctaacgggtcgcgcggttagtgacgtcgccttgtggcgcagtacacctcgtatcgaatcccgcaccgggcaagaaaataaccggttacactactctGGTGTCCCAGGCAAATAAGCATAGAGTGATAAACAAAAAAGGATAATCTGGGTCTAAAACATAAGTCATTTCTGATGTTATTTTGAGTAAATCTCCCTGATTACTGTTTTATATTGTTTTCTACAGTATTCTTTTCTTCAAAGTGTATTTCTTTGAAAGAGTTCCGCTAATCACTGATCGGTTCTTGATTGCTTGTGTCTGAGCTATCGTTAGAGGGGATCACGTGGCCTTCATTCGTCCATTGTAACACTGGACGTAACTGAAGCGACATCGTGTCTCGTGTTTTTCCTTTATTATTCCCCTTTACAGGTAAGAAAAGTGATCGTATTACGTTTCGTGACACATTTATGTTTTTGGTATTTTAGGAGATAAGTAGGAAGTAAATTGTTGGTGTCTGCAGTAACTTTGAGAGCTAATAACCTTACTTATATCTGAATGTTACACTCACCGTAGCTTTCTTGCTAGCCACCTGCGCCGTGTGGCGCGAGCACCATTGTTTTAGAGGTGTATTTGTGATGGTTGTGTGCAATGTTTGGCATTGAAtaagggtagtgtaacgtgcatggataagaagacacgttggccgctgagtGGCGGGTCagacactttagtcgagcggttagcgatgtctgctgcggtgcgggcgagacgggttcgcttcccggccgcggcagttcctgtggttgcgtggcccctgaattcgctgcaatatgttTCGTGATGAAACGTGTTGCCCTATTGTTATATTTGGATGGGTAAAATAGTGACGTTAAatagctttcttttttttaagatatcaGTTTGGTTATGACAACTATACACGTCCGATGTGAAGTTATTTTCATTTATATTTGAACTGAAGCAGATGTAAGATGTGAGAGCATTGGGATGATACAGTTTGCTGCCCATTTGAATGTACAGTTTGTCAATCCTGATTTAAGACATTGTAAAGATATATGGTGTTGCCAGTACTATGTTTATTTTTCTGAGTAATATTCTGATATAACAGTTGCTATAACAGTTGCGGATTTTATAGCAATGTAATGTTgggaaaattgtgttttaaaaaaaaaatacattacaACACTGGACGTGACTGAAGCGACATCGTGTCTCGTGTTTTTCCTTTATTATTCCCCTTTACAGGGGTGCAACACTTGCACATTACATTACACAACACATCTTGCAACCTGTCATGTCATCACGCATTCAAACACATTTTCCTCTCGCGAGATCTTGCCCATGAAGGAAAACTGCTTGTGTTTGCTCCATTTTCAGCAACACTATTCGCTGGTAATCTTGCAGTGTACACTTTAATTGTGGTTAAGAGAACTGAttgttggggcatctgggtggcgtggcggtcaattccgttgcctaccaatatggggatcgccggttcggatcccagtgatacctctggcttggtcgggcgtccctacagacacaactggccgtgtctgcgggtgtaaagccggatgtgggtttgtgtcctggtcgctgcactagcgcctcctctggtcgatcggggcgcctgttcgggggggaactcctcactgtcaggtcaaaagaagcggctggcgactccacatgtatcagaggaggcatgtggtagtctgcagccctccccggatcggcagagggggtggagcagcgaccgggacagctcggaagagtggggtaattggccaagtacaactggggagaaaggggggttcAGGGTGTGGGGGTTTGTTCTGAGATGTAGCGAGGACTGCATTTAAGCAACTGATTAAAACTGTTAATCATGTTCCCAGTACTTTGCATGTAGCCAACCATTCCTATACTTGGAAATTCACATATTTTTTTTCAACAAATTCCCGTTTGATTTTTTTCCATtgaaatttacatttttttaaaaaaaacaaaaaacgatttGGAGGGCTCTCTTCTTATCATTAACTATTTTCATTCCTATTCAAGATGGGCAAAATAGCGATCGGTTTTTCATCATTGTTCCATGGTGAAAATATTGGTGAAACCCATTCGTCTATTTTGGGCCCGTTGTGGAATTTGTATATCTGTGACCTGTCATCTTCCCCTTCATCATAGAAAGTCACACTTTTTTTCACATAGTCAACGTGGATACCAACTATCTTTGGCATGGATTTATCTAGCACCTCTTCACAATCATTCATTGCTGTGAGGTTTGTGCCGTTGGCCAGGATGATTACCCAGAATCCTTTTTCAGGACTGAGAAGCAACTGTCCCTTTCTATCCACATCTGGAAGGGCAGCCCCCAGGAGCCAGTCATCTTTGCCCTCCACCGACACCTTCCAGTAGGCCTGGCAACATCGCTGGATACCGCCCAACACATAGGGCTCGTCGTTAAACCTCTGGTCACCTTTGTTGGTGGTTGTCGTTGGGCGCTGGTTTCTCCACCTCACCGTTTTTTCATCCATTTCAAGGTTGGGGTGAGCTGTTTCTGTATCCAGAATGACGTCCACTGAAGACAGAGGGAAGCAGGTGTACATCAATGGACCTCGAAAGTGTTGTCGTCATATCAGGGCTGTCTATTTATTAATTTTGCCTATGGCTAAAATGTTACGTTTTTGGATCCTGTTTGCCACTCATCCTCCTTTTGAAATATATTGATATTGATATATTACTCATTTGAACAGGTTAGTGAATTTTGAGAATTATTTTGCAAACCACCATGATGTGGATGTTGTGTCATCAGGCGACAAGAGGGACCGTCCCAATAGACGTCAGGGGCAAATACAACTTAGCTAACAATTGCTAGTAGCAGTTTCTTAATGGAGTTATCAAAATCCATCTAAGTCAACGTAGAAATGCATAAAAGATACTGACTCTTGGCACTTTTGCAAAATGCCAAGAGTCAATATTCACGTTGGACATAGACAAAGGCAATTGTTTTACACCTGTATGCATTTTTACATTGGACTGAAACAAGGTTGGATCCAGAATCCCTCATTTGGACATGAAATTGCATCACAATTTAGAGGTTTATTGTGGTTCTTTgaatattattatttatatttattaatttgtttatttatttgtttaatcTAATATCAGCCCCCAGTTATCACTGTGCATTACATAATGGTGTAGCATGGGTGGGCAAATGTTCTTTTTCAtgtgtttgaaaaaaaatgtaCGGCCTGTAGTTTATTCTACGACCAACCACTCAGAGGTTTCCATTCACTGTATGTTACGATGGTCAATTGGATTGAACTGAAACAGTGACTATGAGTAGACATGGGTAAATTTTCTGTTTAAATCTCTGATTTTATGGTTGCGACAAGCTAGTTTATTTATATCCCATTGACATCGCTGTTTAAAAACAGGGTTCTCGGCCTTCTTGCCTTGAAAGAGGTCATTTTCACAAACATTAAGGTCAGAGAAATGTGAAGGTTTCATTTGTGTTGAAGACTTAAATAGGGGAGAGGTTTTACTCTACCTTCATGAAAGTGTTCATTATCTGGGGGGGAAAAATAAAGAAGAAATTACTAATTATTGATGTAAACAGTTTGATACAACAATGCCGATTTGGTACAACACATGCACTTGGTATAATTACTGTTATTAATAACAGTAATTCTTTATCAGTAAATGTGCGTACATGATGCTATGCATTTTCTTCAGGGAAAATGAGCTGACAACATTATGGAAATTAACGCCAAGAAAATAGTGATCGGGAAAGCAAAATGTAAATCTGCTTGAACACACTTCTTTTGTTAGCAATGCCATAACTGAATGAGCTGCCAATTTTAAATTTGCACTCACTTTGTATATGGTTTAATTCTGGTCTGATTTGTGTAAATATGGTACAGTGAATTTCAAATGACATGTAAAGCTGAACATGTCAAATgtgctgtatctgtctgtctgcaacgAGATTTTGCACGCTCTTCCAAAAGATAAATGGAGCTGGAGGAAGTGATTAAAACTCAATTACAATGAACACCAAGCAGAAGTTAGCCCGACTCACTTCTGTGCTGACTGCCTCCCGAAGGAGGTACAGTTCAATAGATAT of Lampris incognitus isolate fLamInc1 chromosome 20, fLamInc1.hap2, whole genome shotgun sequence contains these proteins:
- the LOC130131018 gene encoding pyrin-like; its protein translation is MDEKTVRWRNQRPTTTTNKGDQRFNDEPYVLGGIQRCCQAYWKVSVEGKDDWLLGAALPDVDRKGQLLLSPEKGFWVIILANGTNLTAMNDCEEVLDKSMPKIVGIHVDYVKKSVTFYDEGEDDRSQIYKFHNGPKIDEWVSPIFSPWNNDEKPIAILPILNRNENS